A section of the Xiphias gladius isolate SHS-SW01 ecotype Sanya breed wild chromosome 10, ASM1685928v1, whole genome shotgun sequence genome encodes:
- the gabrg1 gene encoding gamma-aminobutyric acid receptor subunit gamma-1, whose translation MTVNHISEEMPSAAFGPSKQEEEDYEDVPINKTWVLSPKVYESDVTLILNKLLQGYDNKLRPDIGVRPTVIETAVYVNSIGPVDPINMEYTIDIFFAQTWYDSRLKFNSSMKLLMLNSNMVGKIWIPDTFFRNSRKSDAHWITTPNRLLRLWSNGRVMYTLRLTINAECYLKLHNFPMDEHSCPLEFSSYGYPKNEIMYRWQRRAVEVADQRYWRLYQFAFVGLRNTSDVAHTQSGEYVIMTIFFDLSRRMGYFTIQTYIPCSMIVVLSWVSFWINKDAVPARTSLGITTVLTMTTLSTISRKSLPKVSYVTAMDLFVSVCFIFTFAALMEYGTLHYFTSNRQTKKAKANNNTQQKASSMVNIRPGTSLLQMNNIVPYHEEDDYAYECLDGKDCTSFFCCFDDCRSGAWRENRMHVRVSKIDSYSRIFFPTAFGLFNLVYWIGYLYL comes from the exons ATGACTGTCAATCACATATCAGAGGAGATGCCCAG TGCAGCATTTGGGCCCAgtaaacaggaagaagaggactATGAAGATGTGCCCATAAATAAGACTTGGGTCTTATCACCAAAGGTCTATGAGAGCGATGTGACTTTGATCCTAAATAAACTGCTGCAGGGCTATGACAACAAACTGCGGCCTGACATTGGAG TGAGGCCAACAGTGAttgaaacagctgtttatgtCAACAGCATTGGACCAGTGGACCCCATCAACATG GAATACACCATTGACATCTTCTTTGCCCAGACATGGTATGACAGCCGACTGAAATTCAACAGCTCGATGAAGCTGCTCATGCTTAACAGTAACATGGTAGGCAAAATCTGGATTCCTGACACATTCTTCAGGAATTCACGCAAATCAGACGCCCACTGGATCACCACTCCCAACCGCCTCCTGAGGCTGTGGAGCAATGGGAGAGTCATGTACACACTAAG gtTGACTATTAATGCGGAGTGTTACCTTAAGCTGCATAACTTTCCAATGGATGAGCACTCGTGCCCACTGGAGTTTTCAAGCT ATGGTTATCCCAAGAATGAGATCATGTACCGGTGGCAGAGACGAGCAGTAGAGGTGGCAGACCAGCGGTACTGGAGACTCTACCAGTTTGCCTTTGTTGGGTTGAGGAACACCTCTGATGTGGCACACACCCAGTCAG GTGAATATGTAATCATGACGATCTTTTTTGACCTGAGTCGAAGAATGGGCTACTTCACCATCCAAACCTACATTCCCTGCAGTATGATCGTGGTCTTGTCCTGGGTCTCGTTCTGGATCAATAAGGATGCTGTCCCAGCCCGAACATCTCTAG GTATCACCACAGTGCTCACCATGACGACTCTAAGCACCATCTCCAGAAAGTCCCTGCCCAAGGTTTCTTATGTCACTGCCATGGacctgtttgtttctgtttgcttcaTCTTCACCTTCGCTGCCCTAATGGAGTACGGCACTCTGCACTACTTCACCAGCAACCGCCAGACCAAGAAGGCTAAAGCCAACAATAACACACAG CAGAAAGCATCCAGCATGGTGAATATCCGACCTGGAACATCCCTGCTGCAGATGAACAACATTGTGCCATATCATGAAGAGGATGACTATGCTTATGAGTGTCTGGATGGAAAAGACTGCACcagcttcttctgctgcttcgACGACTGCCGCTCAGGTGCCTGGCGTGAAAACAGGATGCACGTGCGGGTTTCAAAGATTGATTCTTACTCACGAATATTCTTCCCCACCGCTTTTGGCCTTTTCAATCTGGTTTATTGGATAGGTTATCTGTATCTATAA